In a genomic window of Methylobacter sp. YRD-M1:
- the hrpA gene encoding ATP-dependent RNA helicase HrpA, whose protein sequence is MSTLDLIKQLISRLPQCLSHDRHGFKRQLDRLRSDCQKGKDPIEPFNALKNRIERSIALRNKRLASIPAINFPDLPVTGKKDDIAELIKANQVVIVCGETGSGKTTQLPKICLSIGRGASGFIGHTQPRRIAARTVADRIAEELGEPIGKSVGYKVRFNDKTHAESLVKLMTDGILLAESQNDPYLTQYDTIIIDEAHERSLNIDFLLGYMKWLLPKRPDLKLIITSATIDPQRFANHFNSAPIIEVSGRTYPVELRYRPIEQRDEEDDETSDDLQQAILDAVDELQRDIRGDILIFLSGEREIRETADSLKKHHPTQYEILPLYSKLSVNEQERVFKPKGGKIRIVLSTNVAETSLTVPGIRCVIDTGHARISRYSHRSKIQRLPIEKVSQASANQRAGRCGRVAEGICIRLYSKDDYLARPLFTEPEIMRTNLSSVILQMTSLNLGDIEKFPFVEPPEDKMIRDGKNALHEVNALDKQGKLTEIGKQLAKFPTDPKLARMLIAAEKQHCLTEVAIIVSALSIQDPREKPADKMHQAEAKHAVFRKEDSDFLTILNIWNTFEEQKKHLSNNKLRKYCTENFLSYIRMREWYDIHAQIMQVIKGELKMKPNMVEASYEEIHRALLPGLLSNIGFRHEQYEYLGARSLKFFIFPGSGLHKARPKWIMAAEQVETSKVYARNVAKIEPEWIEQCAEHLIKRSYYDPHWEKKAGRSAVYERTLLFGLTLQAGRKVPYERVDPKAAREIFIRSALVEQDYHTNAPFFVANQKLLEEVGYIQHKGRRVDLFEDEEWLYQFYDKKLPADIVSGIALDQWRKAAERENPKILFLTREDLTRGHDNQVSEWDFPDSKKVGNLTIALQYRFEPGHDEDGVTAIIPVHQLNQVSQVPFDWLVPGMLEEKLVALIKSLPKNLRKHFVPVPETAKQCLEIEPDFKGSLYEWLSSRLRKLTGESIPLNAWNPEALPEHLKMNFRVIDDEGKLLDYGRDLKKLQGKYTQTAGETFDQLAADELNYTGCIQWAFDDLPETWQFMQKGQAFVGYPAIVDEGDAVGVRIFDTEQKAARQHQAGLMRLFQLYLRKECTYVVKNLPKSAAAELTYNQLPKHPVIETDAAFSYKDDMLYLILYTVFVEGKTIRTQQAFEQSLKQHKSAQVGFANEAGRIVLEIMELYGAVKAQLKRFNVNDPMVQDINEQLKFMIYAGFIRHTPFQQLKAMPRYLRAILYRIDKLDNSMQKMQEINRYWTRYWKDVEKKTKKEPVIPEQDSYRWMLEEFRVSLFAQQLKTAYPISAKRMEKAWDERG, encoded by the coding sequence ATGTCCACCCTCGATCTCATTAAACAACTCATTTCCCGATTACCTCAATGCCTGAGCCATGATCGGCACGGATTCAAGCGGCAACTGGACAGGTTGCGCAGTGACTGTCAGAAAGGCAAAGACCCCATCGAACCCTTCAACGCGCTGAAAAACCGCATTGAAAGATCGATAGCTCTGCGCAATAAACGCTTGGCCAGCATTCCTGCGATTAATTTTCCCGATTTGCCGGTCACGGGCAAGAAAGACGACATCGCCGAGCTGATTAAAGCTAACCAGGTCGTGATCGTCTGCGGCGAAACCGGGTCGGGCAAGACTACGCAATTGCCGAAGATTTGCCTGTCAATCGGGCGCGGCGCTTCGGGTTTTATCGGCCATACGCAGCCCAGACGAATCGCAGCGCGTACCGTAGCCGACCGGATAGCCGAAGAGCTGGGCGAGCCGATAGGCAAATCAGTCGGCTACAAAGTCCGTTTCAACGACAAGACCCATGCCGAGTCTTTGGTCAAGCTCATGACCGACGGTATTTTGCTGGCCGAATCGCAAAACGATCCTTACCTGACTCAATACGATACGATCATCATCGACGAAGCGCACGAGCGCAGCCTGAACATTGATTTCCTGTTGGGTTACATGAAATGGCTGCTGCCCAAGCGCCCCGATTTGAAACTGATCATTACTTCGGCCACGATCGATCCGCAGCGGTTTGCCAATCATTTCAACAGTGCGCCGATCATTGAGGTATCGGGGCGCACCTATCCGGTCGAATTACGCTATCGCCCGATAGAGCAACGGGACGAAGAAGACGATGAAACCAGCGATGATCTGCAGCAGGCCATCCTTGATGCCGTCGATGAACTGCAGCGGGATATCCGCGGCGATATCCTGATCTTCCTGAGCGGCGAGCGCGAAATCCGCGAAACGGCAGACTCACTGAAAAAGCACCATCCGACCCAGTATGAAATCCTGCCGCTGTATTCGAAACTCAGCGTCAACGAGCAGGAGCGCGTGTTCAAGCCCAAAGGCGGCAAGATCCGCATCGTGCTGTCGACCAACGTCGCCGAAACGTCGCTGACAGTACCGGGCATCCGCTGCGTGATCGATACGGGCCATGCGCGCATCAGCCGCTACAGCCACCGCAGCAAGATCCAGCGCCTGCCGATTGAAAAAGTGTCGCAGGCCAGCGCCAACCAGCGCGCCGGACGCTGCGGCCGTGTTGCCGAGGGCATCTGCATCCGGCTGTACTCGAAGGACGACTATCTGGCCCGGCCCCTATTTACCGAGCCGGAGATCATGCGCACGAACCTGTCGTCGGTCATTCTGCAGATGACATCGTTGAATCTGGGCGACATCGAGAAATTCCCGTTTGTCGAGCCGCCTGAAGACAAAATGATCCGCGATGGCAAAAATGCGCTGCATGAAGTCAATGCGCTCGACAAGCAGGGCAAGCTGACCGAGATCGGCAAGCAGCTGGCCAAATTCCCGACCGACCCGAAACTGGCGCGCATGCTGATCGCCGCCGAAAAGCAGCATTGTTTGACCGAGGTGGCGATCATCGTGTCGGCCCTCAGTATTCAAGACCCGCGCGAGAAGCCGGCCGATAAAATGCATCAGGCCGAGGCCAAACATGCTGTCTTCCGCAAAGAGGATTCCGACTTTCTGACGATCCTGAATATCTGGAATACTTTCGAAGAGCAGAAGAAGCATCTGTCCAACAACAAGCTGCGCAAATACTGCACCGAGAATTTCCTGTCCTATATCCGCATGCGTGAATGGTATGACATCCATGCGCAGATCATGCAGGTGATCAAAGGCGAACTGAAAATGAAGCCGAATATGGTCGAGGCCAGCTATGAAGAAATTCACCGAGCGTTGCTGCCGGGGCTGCTGTCGAATATCGGCTTCCGCCATGAGCAATACGAATACCTGGGCGCCAGAAGTCTCAAGTTCTTCATTTTTCCCGGCTCGGGCCTGCATAAAGCCAGGCCGAAGTGGATCATGGCCGCCGAACAGGTCGAAACCAGCAAGGTTTACGCGCGCAACGTCGCCAAGATTGAGCCGGAATGGATAGAACAGTGCGCCGAGCATCTGATCAAACGCAGCTATTATGATCCGCATTGGGAAAAGAAAGCCGGTCGCAGCGCCGTCTATGAACGCACCTTGCTGTTCGGCCTGACCTTGCAGGCCGGCCGCAAAGTGCCTTATGAACGCGTCGATCCCAAGGCTGCGCGCGAAATCTTTATCCGTTCGGCGCTGGTCGAACAAGACTACCATACTAATGCGCCGTTCTTTGTCGCCAATCAGAAGCTGCTCGAAGAAGTTGGCTATATTCAGCACAAGGGGCGCCGCGTCGATCTGTTCGAGGATGAAGAGTGGCTGTATCAGTTCTACGATAAAAAGCTGCCGGCCGATATCGTCAGCGGCATTGCGCTCGATCAATGGCGTAAAGCCGCCGAACGGGAAAATCCCAAAATCCTGTTTCTGACCAGAGAGGATCTGACCCGCGGGCACGACAATCAAGTCAGCGAATGGGATTTTCCCGACAGCAAGAAGGTGGGCAATCTGACGATTGCGCTGCAATACCGCTTTGAACCGGGCCATGATGAGGATGGCGTCACGGCCATCATTCCCGTCCATCAGCTGAATCAGGTCTCGCAGGTGCCGTTCGACTGGCTGGTGCCAGGCATGCTGGAAGAAAAACTGGTCGCTTTGATCAAATCGCTGCCTAAAAACCTGAGAAAACATTTCGTGCCGGTGCCGGAAACCGCCAAGCAATGTCTTGAAATCGAGCCTGATTTTAAAGGCTCGCTGTATGAATGGCTGAGTAGTCGGCTCAGAAAATTGACGGGTGAATCGATACCGCTCAATGCCTGGAATCCGGAAGCGCTGCCTGAGCACCTGAAAATGAATTTCAGGGTCATCGACGATGAAGGCAAGCTGCTGGACTACGGCCGTGACCTGAAAAAGCTGCAAGGCAAATACACCCAAACGGCCGGCGAAACCTTTGACCAGCTGGCCGCCGATGAATTGAACTACACCGGCTGCATACAATGGGCATTCGACGATCTGCCAGAAACCTGGCAGTTCATGCAGAAGGGACAGGCATTTGTCGGCTATCCGGCCATTGTCGATGAAGGCGATGCCGTCGGGGTACGTATTTTCGATACCGAGCAAAAAGCCGCGCGCCAGCACCAGGCTGGGCTCATGCGCCTGTTCCAACTCTATCTGCGCAAGGAATGCACGTATGTCGTCAAAAACCTGCCCAAGTCGGCGGCTGCGGAATTAACTTACAACCAGTTGCCCAAGCATCCGGTCATAGAGACTGACGCGGCGTTTTCATATAAAGACGATATGCTCTATTTGATCTTGTACACGGTATTTGTCGAAGGCAAAACGATACGCACACAGCAGGCTTTCGAACAAAGTTTAAAGCAGCATAAGAGCGCGCAGGTCGGGTTTGCCAATGAGGCCGGCAGAATCGTTCTGGAGATCATGGAGCTGTACGGCGCCGTCAAAGCGCAGCTGAAACGCTTCAATGTCAACGATCCGATGGTTCAGGACATCAATGAACAACTCAAGTTTATGATCTACGCGGGTTTTATCCGCCATACGCCGTTCCAGCAGCTTAAAGCCATGCCGCGTTATTTAAGGGCAATTCTCTACCGTATCGATAAGCTCGATAACAGCATGCAGAAAATGCAGGAAATAAACCGTTATTGGACGCGCTACTGGAAAGATGTTGAAAAGAAGACTAAAAAAGAACCCGTTATTCCCGAGCAGGATAGTTACCGCTGGATGCTGGAAGAATTCCGGGTTTCGCTGTTTGCACAGCAACTTAAGACGGCTTACCCGATTTCGGCAAAACGCATGGAAAAAGCCTGGGACGAAAGGGGGTAA
- a CDS encoding SemiSWEET transporter, with translation MIVTPEIIGYIAATLTTASFLPQAILTIKTRDTEALSLSMYSIFTLGVLCWLVYGVYISDKAIIFANAITLVLAASILSFKVYNTVCKKS, from the coding sequence ATGATAGTGACGCCTGAAATTATTGGCTATATAGCTGCAACATTGACGACAGCCTCGTTTTTACCGCAGGCCATATTGACTATAAAAACCAGAGATACAGAAGCGCTGTCTTTAAGCATGTACAGTATATTCACATTGGGCGTGCTGTGCTGGCTTGTCTATGGCGTTTATATTTCCGATAAGGCCATTATATTCGCCAACGCAATAACACTGGTGCTGGCTGCCTCGATACTATCCTTCAAGGTATACAATACAGTCTGCAAAAAAAGTTAG
- a CDS encoding metallophosphoesterase yields the protein MRINYFSDVHLEFGALETSYNDADIIVAAGDIGVCTQGLEWLKSLDKPVVYVAGNHEFYYHDYQETLQKLREQCQGSNVRFLENSEFLFQDVRFLGCTMWTDLFIEGDEKADTLCKTLNDFRKIRLAGRPFDSADFTQLHRISKEWLEQELAQPFPGKTVVVTHHAPSQWSWYESPNVLRKLAYCNDFDLQPLFYEYEIDAWFHGHVHSSSDYRIAGTRILCNPRGYAGKKTVPGFELNRTVII from the coding sequence GTGAGGATTAATTATTTTTCTGATGTACATTTGGAATTCGGGGCATTGGAAACGTCATATAATGATGCTGATATTATTGTTGCCGCGGGCGATATCGGGGTTTGCACGCAAGGTCTGGAATGGCTGAAATCCTTGGATAAACCCGTTGTTTATGTAGCGGGTAATCATGAGTTTTACTACCATGATTATCAGGAAACGCTGCAAAAGCTTAGAGAACAGTGTCAGGGCAGCAATGTACGGTTTCTTGAGAACAGCGAGTTTTTATTTCAGGATGTCCGTTTTCTAGGTTGCACGATGTGGACCGATCTGTTTATTGAAGGTGATGAAAAAGCCGATACCTTATGCAAAACGCTAAATGATTTCAGGAAAATCAGATTGGCAGGAAGGCCATTCGACAGCGCTGATTTTACGCAACTGCACCGAATCTCGAAGGAATGGCTGGAGCAGGAATTAGCCCAGCCATTTCCAGGCAAGACTGTTGTGGTCACGCATCATGCACCGTCCCAATGGAGTTGGTACGAGTCGCCGAATGTCCTTAGAAAGTTAGCTTATTGCAATGACTTTGACTTACAGCCCTTGTTCTATGAATACGAGATCGACGCCTGGTTTCACGGCCATGTGCACAGCTCATCCGATTACCGGATAGCCGGCACCCGGATATTATGCAACCCTAGGGGATATGCCGGCAAAAAAACAGTGCCGGGCTTTGAACTGAACAGGACCGTGATTATCTAA
- the ispG gene encoding flavodoxin-dependent (E)-4-hydroxy-3-methylbut-2-enyl-diphosphate synthase, whose amino-acid sequence MSISPRKITQQVLIGNVKVGGGAPIVVQSMTNTDTADASATANQIIELSKAGSELVRITVNSEEAAKAVAEIRSQLDQRGCNTPIIGDFHFNGHKLLEKYPDCAEALSKYRINPGNVGRGKSRDPQFQQMIEFACRYDKPVRIGVNGGSLDQSVLTRLLEENRNKANPEELSAITREAIIVSALESAAKAEEIGLAKNKIVLSCKISNVQELISIYEELSRRCDYALHLGLTEAGMGSKGIVSSSAALSVLMQQGIGDTIRISLTPEPGSARTQEVIVAQEILQTMGFRSFTPMVISCPGCGRTTSDYFQKLALEIQTYLRESMPVWRNQYPGVETMEVAVMGCVVNGPGESKNANIGISLPGTGESPVAPVYEDGVKTVTLKGDRIAEEFQEIVQRYIESHYGA is encoded by the coding sequence ATGTCAATTAGCCCTAGAAAAATTACTCAGCAAGTTTTAATCGGCAATGTCAAAGTCGGCGGCGGTGCGCCTATCGTGGTTCAATCGATGACCAATACTGATACGGCCGATGCTTCCGCAACCGCTAATCAGATTATCGAGCTGTCCAAGGCAGGTTCTGAACTTGTTCGCATTACGGTTAATTCGGAAGAAGCGGCTAAAGCTGTCGCTGAAATCCGCAGTCAATTGGATCAGAGAGGCTGCAATACGCCTATTATTGGGGATTTTCACTTCAATGGGCATAAATTACTGGAAAAATACCCGGACTGCGCTGAAGCATTGAGCAAATACCGCATCAATCCGGGCAACGTCGGCCGCGGGAAAAGCCGCGACCCGCAATTCCAGCAAATGATCGAATTTGCCTGCCGCTACGACAAACCGGTCCGTATCGGCGTCAACGGCGGCAGTCTCGACCAATCGGTGTTGACTCGCCTGTTGGAAGAAAACAGAAACAAGGCCAATCCTGAAGAACTGTCGGCCATCACCCGCGAAGCGATTATTGTTTCGGCCCTTGAAAGCGCGGCCAAGGCCGAAGAAATCGGCTTGGCTAAAAACAAAATCGTGCTGTCCTGTAAAATCAGTAATGTGCAGGAGTTGATCAGTATTTATGAGGAGCTGTCCAGACGCTGCGATTACGCCCTGCATCTGGGCCTGACCGAAGCCGGCATGGGCTCGAAAGGCATCGTGTCTTCGTCCGCCGCACTATCGGTGCTGATGCAGCAAGGCATCGGCGATACCATTCGCATTTCCCTGACCCCTGAACCCGGTTCGGCGAGAACCCAGGAAGTCATTGTCGCTCAGGAGATCCTGCAAACAATGGGCTTTCGCTCGTTTACGCCAATGGTTATTTCCTGCCCTGGCTGCGGCCGCACCACCAGCGATTATTTCCAGAAGCTGGCGTTGGAAATTCAGACCTATCTGCGTGAAAGCATGCCGGTCTGGCGCAACCAATACCCGGGCGTTGAAACCATGGAAGTGGCGGTGATGGGTTGCGTGGTCAACGGTCCCGGCGAAAGCAAAAACGCCAATATCGGCATCAGTTTGCCCGGTACCGGCGAATCACCTGTCGCGCCTGTTTATGAAGACGGCGTAAAGACAGTCACCCTGAAAGGCGACCGGATTGCCGAAGAATTTCAGGAAATAGTACAGCGCTACATAGAATCGCACTACGGCGCGTAA
- a CDS encoding NnrS family protein, translated as MKSPTIFDYPLFALGFRAFFGLAGLSALILIVLWNAIFKGELTLSNYFAHTYWHAHEMLLGYSVAVIAGFLLTAVRNWTGRPTLTGDQLAGLCLLWLYGRIVPFYAGLLPDALIALIDFSFLPALAYQISKPIMQAKHYRSLIFIGLLLLLALGNGLIHAEILGIQESSAWPGIQMVVATIIIMILVIAGRVFPFFTERGLPGARVVRNPIMDGLSIAAAALVFGLQLFNISGIVLALTAVLAVVVNIIRVAGWYVQRIWYVPLLWVLYIGYGWIVLGFALTALTAYGLVAPTLALHAFTVGGIGVLTLGMMARVSLGHTGRALRASNAMAIGFVLINLAALFRVLLPIALPDWYGMLVYVSTLSWLAAFSLFVFVYAPILTTPRIDGQEG; from the coding sequence ATGAAATCACCTACTATTTTTGATTATCCTCTGTTTGCCTTGGGATTTAGGGCGTTCTTCGGATTGGCCGGCTTGTCGGCGCTGATTTTGATCGTGCTCTGGAACGCTATTTTCAAAGGTGAGTTGACGCTGAGTAATTATTTTGCCCATACCTATTGGCATGCGCATGAAATGCTGCTCGGTTATTCAGTCGCCGTGATTGCCGGATTTTTATTGACCGCGGTTAGAAATTGGACCGGCCGGCCTACATTAACCGGCGATCAATTGGCCGGTTTGTGTCTGTTGTGGCTATATGGGCGCATCGTGCCGTTTTATGCCGGACTTCTGCCGGATGCTCTGATTGCATTGATCGATTTTTCCTTCCTGCCGGCTCTGGCTTACCAGATCAGCAAACCGATCATGCAGGCCAAGCATTACAGAAGCCTGATCTTTATCGGGCTTTTGCTCCTGCTGGCCTTGGGCAATGGTCTGATACATGCCGAGATTCTCGGCATTCAGGAAAGCAGCGCATGGCCGGGCATTCAGATGGTTGTTGCGACTATCATTATCATGATTCTGGTCATCGCCGGACGCGTTTTTCCTTTTTTCACGGAGCGCGGCCTGCCGGGCGCGCGAGTGGTGAGAAATCCGATCATGGATGGTTTGTCGATTGCGGCGGCGGCATTGGTATTCGGCCTGCAGCTGTTCAATATTTCAGGCATTGTGCTGGCATTGACGGCAGTGCTGGCAGTTGTCGTTAACATTATCAGAGTAGCGGGTTGGTACGTGCAGCGCATCTGGTACGTGCCGTTGTTGTGGGTGCTCTATATCGGCTACGGCTGGATTGTTTTGGGATTTGCACTGACAGCGCTTACAGCTTATGGACTGGTGGCGCCGACTTTGGCCTTGCACGCTTTTACTGTCGGCGGCATTGGCGTGCTAACGCTGGGCATGATGGCGCGCGTGTCGTTAGGGCATACCGGCAGAGCGCTTCGGGCTTCCAATGCCATGGCGATCGGATTTGTGCTGATCAATCTGGCGGCCTTGTTCAGAGTTTTATTGCCGATAGCGTTGCCGGACTGGTACGGCATGCTCGTGTATGTGTCGACGTTATCCTGGCTGGCGGCGTTTTCGCTGTTTGTGTTTGTTTATGCGCCGATATTGACTACACCCCGGATTGACGGCCAGGAAGGTTGA
- a CDS encoding ferritin-like domain-containing protein, with protein MKNIFEFAEACLHRTDIDEKLALTHQAWQLLQSQHLSLDSDRPVLPIVNVKFPDRPQLLAPRHMPQRKLTTPDGLIAFFHAIAHVEFVAIYLAWDILYRFRGLPDQFYQDWLRVADEEAQHFALIRAHLQSMHTDYGDLPAHSGLWEHATDTADNILARLAMVPRCMEARGLDVTPAIIEKFKKLEDDTSVAILTRILTDEVGHVELGSYWFKFVCRQHGYEPEAKYRELIREYYKGGKPKGPFNREMRIIAGFSNAELDWLEN; from the coding sequence ATGAAAAATATATTTGAGTTTGCCGAAGCATGCTTGCATCGGACTGATATTGACGAAAAATTAGCGCTTACGCATCAGGCTTGGCAATTATTGCAATCACAGCATTTAAGTCTTGATTCCGATCGGCCGGTATTGCCGATTGTTAATGTAAAGTTTCCTGACCGGCCGCAGTTATTGGCGCCGCGCCATATGCCGCAGCGGAAATTGACTACTCCGGACGGCCTCATCGCTTTTTTTCATGCTATTGCGCATGTTGAATTTGTCGCTATTTATCTGGCCTGGGACATACTTTATCGTTTCCGCGGCTTGCCCGATCAATTTTATCAGGATTGGCTGCGCGTTGCTGACGAAGAAGCGCAACATTTCGCATTGATTCGGGCTCATCTCCAGAGCATGCATACCGATTATGGCGATTTGCCGGCCCACAGCGGTTTGTGGGAACATGCCACGGATACGGCCGATAATATACTGGCCAGGCTGGCTATGGTGCCCCGCTGCATGGAGGCTCGCGGCCTGGATGTGACGCCGGCCATCATTGAAAAATTCAAAAAACTGGAAGACGACACCAGCGTAGCAATCCTGACCCGGATTTTAACCGATGAAGTCGGGCATGTGGAGCTGGGTTCTTACTGGTTCAAGTTTGTCTGCCGGCAGCACGGCTACGAACCCGAAGCGAAATACCGCGAATTGATCAGGGAATACTACAAAGGCGGCAAACCAAAAGGTCCATTTAACCGAGAAATGCGTATAATTGCAGGTTTCTCGAATGCTGAACTGGACTGGTTGGAAAATTGA
- a CDS encoding VanZ family protein, which produces MNKILDFTFLLAYCLLIYWLSDQPSLKGPEWFPHQDKLHHAGTFAIMALLAWRSFRHWIEHPIILAIFAVSFCSLYGISDEWHQSFVEGRTSDVADWIADTSGAAMAIFLFYKLRIRSQVRIKL; this is translated from the coding sequence ATGAATAAAATTTTGGATTTCACTTTTCTATTAGCCTATTGCCTGCTTATCTATTGGCTTTCCGATCAACCTTCATTGAAAGGTCCCGAGTGGTTTCCCCATCAGGATAAGCTCCATCATGCCGGAACCTTTGCCATTATGGCACTACTGGCCTGGCGCAGCTTCAGGCACTGGATCGAGCACCCTATTATACTCGCTATATTCGCTGTTTCTTTTTGCAGTTTATATGGCATATCCGATGAATGGCATCAATCTTTTGTCGAAGGCCGGACTTCCGATGTCGCTGACTGGATTGCCGATACCAGCGGCGCAGCCATGGCTATATTTTTGTTTTATAAGCTACGCATCCGGTCACAAGTTCGGATAAAATTGTAA
- a CDS encoding GNAT family N-acetyltransferase → MSKNIRIERCSGKALERYIPELARLRIEVFHDFPYLYDGTYEYEEKYLQTYINCPESVIVIAFDGDKVVGASTAIPMKYETEELKKPFIEHGYNLDEVFYCSESVLNKDYRGLGIGVRFFEEREAHARELGGFKHICFCCVERPVNHPRRPADYVPLDKFWNKRGYFKHPELSTTYSWKDLDDAEETPKPMTFWLKHES, encoded by the coding sequence ATGTCCAAAAACATTCGCATTGAAAGATGTAGCGGCAAAGCCCTGGAACGGTATATTCCAGAGTTGGCCCGTTTAAGAATTGAAGTGTTCCATGATTTCCCTTATTTGTATGACGGTACTTATGAGTATGAAGAAAAGTACCTGCAAACTTATATCAATTGCCCGGAGAGCGTCATCGTTATCGCATTCGACGGCGATAAAGTAGTCGGCGCATCGACTGCCATTCCGATGAAATATGAAACGGAAGAACTAAAAAAACCGTTTATTGAGCACGGCTACAACCTGGACGAAGTTTTCTACTGCAGCGAATCAGTACTGAACAAGGATTATCGCGGCCTCGGCATCGGCGTGCGTTTTTTTGAGGAAAGAGAGGCTCATGCCCGGGAACTAGGCGGCTTTAAGCATATCTGTTTTTGCTGCGTGGAAAGGCCAGTCAATCACCCGCGACGTCCGGCCGATTATGTGCCGCTCGATAAGTTCTGGAACAAACGCGGCTATTTCAAGCATCCCGAATTATCGACAACTTACAGCTGGAAAGATCTGGACGATGCTGAAGAGACCCCTAAACCGATGACATTCTGGCTGAAACATGAAAGTTAA
- a CDS encoding carbon-nitrogen hydrolase family protein encodes MKVKIATAQYDISFLENWQNYQAKIERWVGEAAEQGAKILLFPEYGSMELASLFPKEVYSSLSKQLASMQSLLDDYTGLFQALAQKYGCYIQSGTFPVEIEPNVYRNRAYLFMPDGRIDFQDKLIMTRFENEQWLINSGEELKCFDTEYGRIAINVCYDSEFPMLARKQVEAGANLILVPSCTDTLAGYHRVKIGCQARALENQCYVVQSPTVGEAPWSEAVDVNIGAAAVYTPVDRGFPDSGILAIGELNKAQWVMAEISLSACEAVRQQGQVFNYRDWPLQKKFS; translated from the coding sequence ATGAAAGTTAAGATCGCTACCGCCCAATACGACATCAGCTTCCTGGAGAACTGGCAGAATTATCAAGCCAAAATTGAGCGCTGGGTTGGTGAAGCGGCCGAGCAAGGTGCGAAAATTCTGCTTTTCCCCGAGTATGGCAGCATGGAACTGGCCTCACTGTTTCCTAAAGAGGTCTATTCATCGCTCAGCAAGCAGCTGGCGTCCATGCAATCCCTACTGGATGACTACACCGGCCTGTTCCAGGCATTGGCTCAAAAATACGGCTGTTATATCCAGTCCGGCACGTTTCCGGTGGAAATCGAGCCCAATGTTTATCGTAACCGGGCTTATCTGTTCATGCCTGATGGCCGGATCGATTTCCAGGATAAGCTGATCATGACCCGCTTTGAGAATGAGCAATGGCTGATCAATAGCGGCGAGGAATTGAAATGTTTTGATACCGAATATGGAAGAATCGCAATCAATGTCTGTTATGACAGCGAATTTCCAATGTTGGCCCGGAAGCAGGTAGAAGCCGGAGCCAACCTGATTTTGGTACCCAGCTGCACAGACACGCTCGCCGGCTATCATCGTGTCAAAATAGGCTGTCAGGCAAGAGCTCTGGAAAACCAGTGCTATGTTGTGCAATCTCCGACAGTAGGCGAAGCGCCCTGGTCTGAAGCGGTTGACGTCAATATCGGCGCGGCGGCCGTTTATACGCCTGTGGACCGCGGCTTTCCTGACAGCGGCATTCTGGCTATCGGCGAACTTAACAAGGCGCAATGGGTCATGGCTGAAATTTCTCTCAGTGCTTGCGAGGCAGTCCGGCAACAAGGACAGGTCTTTAATTACCGGGACTGGCCATTGCAGAAAAAATTCAGTTAA